One stretch of Neomonachus schauinslandi unplaced genomic scaffold, ASM220157v2 HiC_scaffold_610, whole genome shotgun sequence DNA includes these proteins:
- the LOC123323744 gene encoding ubiquitin-conjugating enzyme E2 L3-like, with amino-acid sequence PCQIQVAASRRLMKDNPPYDKGAFQIEINFPAEYPLKAPKIIFKTKICHPNIDEKGQVCLPGISAENWKPATRTGQVIQSLTALVNDPQPEHPLRADLAEEYSKDRKKFCKNAEDVPKKYGEKRPVD; translated from the exons CCATGCCAGATCCAAGTAgcggccagcaggaggctgatgaag GACAACCCCCCATATGATAAGGGGGCTTTCCAAATCGAAATCAACTTTCCAGCAGAGTACCCACTCAAAGCACCGAagatcatatttaaaacaaagatctgtCACCCAAACATCGATGAAAAGGGGCAGGTCTGTCTGCCAGGAATTAGtgctgaaaactggaagccagcaaCCAGAACCGGCCAAGTAATCCAGTCCCTCACAGCACTGGTGAACGACCCCCAGCCGGAGCACCCACTTCGGGCTGACCTAGCTGAAGAATACTCTAAGGAccgtaaaaaattctgtaagaacgcTGAAGACGTTCCAAAGAAATACGGGGAGAAGCGACCTGTGGACTAA